The DNA region AAACGACATCTCCCGCGAAGCCACAGCCGGCATATCCACGCTTCGAATGGCTATAAACAACATGAAGCATCAGTCGTACACAAGTATTACTGACGGTATAAGAACACTGGCTGACAGCGTCAAGGGGATCGAATGTGAATTATGTGTACAGGGCGAAGAAACAGAAGACTATCTTTTCTGTGCAGTGGCAGTATGTGACTCGTGCCGTGAATCCATCACGAACAGTCTCAGATATTCCGGCGCTGACAGAATAGACATCGTTGTCAAATTCCTTGAGCAGTCCCTCGAGGTATATATCTTTGACAACGGCTGCGGATGCAGCGGGATACACGAAGGAAACGGACTTTCGGGTATCGTCAACCGAATAAAGGAAATTGGCGGGGTAGTCTCATTTAAATCCAGTGAGGGCAATGGGTTTACCACTGCCATAAAGATTCCACTGGGGGAGAAAGTGTGATAAAAATAATAATTGCTGATGATCTCAGCATGCTCAGACAGGGAATACAGGTAGTCCTGGAAACCGACAGCGAGATAAAGGTCTGCGCTCTCGCATCAAACGGACGCGAGGCTTTTGAACTGTGCAAGGAACATAATCCGGATGTCGTGCTCATGGATATGCGCATGCCGGAATTTGACGGCGCATACGGCACACGTCTTATAAAGGAAAATTATCCCGAAACGAAGGTGCTCGTGCTCACGACCTTCGATGACGATGAAACTGTCACCGAGGCGATGGGATGCGGTGCAGACGGATACATCCTGAAGGAAATGGAAAGCGAGAAGATAATTCAGGCGGTAAAGGCCGTAAGCAGCGGCATTAAAGTTTTCGGCGCAAACGTATACAGCGGCATCCAGAAGAAGATCACCGAAAGCCCGAAGCCGGAACATAATACGGAAAACGAGGCAATCGCTGAACTTTCACCGCGCGAACGCGAGATAATGGTCCTCATCGCCGAAGGCCTCGACAACAAGAACATCGCTGCAAAGCTTTTCCTTGCCGAAGGCACAGTAAGAAACAACATTTCACGTATGCTCGACAAACTCGGCCTCAAAGACC from Ruminococcus sp. HUN007 includes:
- a CDS encoding response regulator transcription factor — encoded protein: MIKIIIADDLSMLRQGIQVVLETDSEIKVCALASNGREAFELCKEHNPDVVLMDMRMPEFDGAYGTRLIKENYPETKVLVLTTFDDDETVTEAMGCGADGYILKEMESEKIIQAVKAVSSGIKVFGANVYSGIQKKITESPKPEHNTENEAIAELSPREREIMVLIAEGLDNKNIAAKLFLAEGTVRNNISRMLDKLGLKDRTQLAVYAVKNNIV